Part of the Synergistota bacterium genome, AAGCGTTGCTTAAGGTGGAGAGCTTGCACGTTTACTACGGTTCAATATATGCTCTTAAGGGTGTATCTCTCGAGGTTAAAAAGGGAGAAATAGTTACCTTAATAGGGGCTAATGGAGCAGGGAAGACTACTACGCTAAGGGCTATATCGGGATTGGTTCGCTCTGCGGATGGCAAGATCGTATATGAGGGTAAGGATATAACTTATCTTGATGCGAGCGATATAGTGGCTCTTGGGATATCCCACTGTCCGGAGGGAAGACAGCTCTTTGGGGGACTCACGGTGAGAGAAAATCTCATATTAGGAGCATATCTTAGAAAAGATAAGAAAGAGATAGAGGAGGATATGGAGAGGGTTTTTGAGCTCTTTCCTATCCTAAAGGAGAGAATAAACCAGAAGGCGGGAACCCTATCTGGTGGGGAACAAGAGATGCTTGCTATAGCTCGCGCCCTGATGAGCAAACCAAGGCTTTTACTGCTTGATGAGCCTTCCTTAGGACTGGCTCCTCTCGTGGTTGAAAAGATATTTGAAACGATAACCGAGGTTAGATCTTCTGGAACCACGGTTCTGCTTGTTGAGCAGAATGCTAATATGGCTCTTGAAATAGCAGATAGGGGGTATGTCCTTGAAACCGGTAAAATAGTTCTTTCAGGGAGTGCCAAGTCCCTGAGAGAAAATGAAGAGGTAAAAAGAGCTTACCTTGGGGGGTAGGATATGTTTTCGGAGGGATATCTCTTACAACAGCTTCTTAACGGTCTTACCTTAGGAAGTATGTATGCTCTGGTTGCAATAGGCTTCTCTCTGATATTTGGCATATTGAGCTTGATTAACTTTGCGCATGGTGATGTTTTAATGCTGGGTGCCTTTGCCGCTTACTTTGTGGTCCATTGGTTTGGAGTATCATTTTGGGCTTTAATTATATTAATCCTTTTCTTTGGAGCCGTGCTTGGGCTTTTGATAGAGAGGGTTGCATTCAGGCCTATAAGGAAAGCTCCTCCCATTACTGGCTTTATAACTTCCCTTGCTGTGGCGACCTTTATAGAGAACGCTGGAATACTTATAGTTACCGCTCAGCCGAGGAATTTTCCCGTTCCTGATTTCTTAAACAGGCTTTTTACAATGGGAACCGTTTCTTGCAGAGGAATAGATATGGTTATAATATTTCTTTCCCTCTTGCTTATGGGAATACTTACCCTCTTTGTTAAGAAAACCAAAATTGGCATGGCTATGAGAGCTACGTCTGAGAACTTAGATGCGGCAAGGCTTATGGGTATAAAAGTCAACAGGGTTATAGCTCTTGCCTTCGCTATAGGATCAGCTTTGGCTGCTATAGCTGGAATGATGTGGGGAAGCAAATATGGTCAGATAGATCCTTTAATGGGCTTCGTCCCGGGTCTGAAAGCTTTTGTCGCTGCGGTTATCGGAGGTATAGAGAGCATGCCCGGAGCGATGCTCGGCGGGTACTTTTTGGGTTTCTCTGAAGTGCTTTTCGTTGGTCTTCTTCCGCCGCAGATGGGGAGCTATCGAGATGCTTTTGTTTTCTCCCTGCTCATACTTATTCTTCTTCTTAAACCTTCGGGGATTCTCGGCAGGAGGGAGGAAGCCATAAAGTGAGGAAAGTCGTGATAATCGCTGTGA contains:
- a CDS encoding branched-chain amino acid ABC transporter permease: MFSEGYLLQQLLNGLTLGSMYALVAIGFSLIFGILSLINFAHGDVLMLGAFAAYFVVHWFGVSFWALIILILFFGAVLGLLIERVAFRPIRKAPPITGFITSLAVATFIENAGILIVTAQPRNFPVPDFLNRLFTMGTVSCRGIDMVIIFLSLLLMGILTLFVKKTKIGMAMRATSENLDAARLMGIKVNRVIALAFAIGSALAAIAGMMWGSKYGQIDPLMGFVPGLKAFVAAVIGGIESMPGAMLGGYFLGFSEVLFVGLLPPQMGSYRDAFVFSLLILILLLKPSGILGRREEAIK
- a CDS encoding ABC transporter ATP-binding protein, which encodes MLKVESLHVYYGSIYALKGVSLEVKKGEIVTLIGANGAGKTTTLRAISGLVRSADGKIVYEGKDITYLDASDIVALGISHCPEGRQLFGGLTVRENLILGAYLRKDKKEIEEDMERVFELFPILKERINQKAGTLSGGEQEMLAIARALMSKPRLLLLDEPSLGLAPLVVEKIFETITEVRSSGTTVLLVEQNANMALEIADRGYVLETGKIVLSGSAKSLRENEEVKRAYLGG